Part of the Venturia canescens isolate UGA chromosome 2, ASM1945775v1, whole genome shotgun sequence genome is shown below.
TCTCACGAACGCTccatctcttttctctctctattttttttctctctttttctgacGGTAATAAATCACGGTTGGTCAGCCTGTCGTCACTTTCCTAAGTAATCGGGATGAGTGCCCAACGCTATTTGATCGATATTTGTAGGCTACgagcacacgcacacacacacacacacacccacgcAGGCAGGCACACTGGGAAAAGAAGTTGGttgattcaacatttttcatgacgctgaagtttgcagcgtcgGAGACCAAcgaaatcatcgaaaaaagctctccactaatttcagtaattctccaatttcgttttctgCCGAATTTACAATTCGCAGTTTACCAAGCCACACCGATGCTCCGTGAAATGAAAAGttggtcaattacaaatgttttttcatccacttcgtttttttttatccaacctCGCAAACCccagtttcgtaatttttcaatcaataaatcGTGTCGAACTAAATAAAACAGGTTAATTCATTGGTCGCCACGATTACTCGAACCAACGAATCTCTTTTCGCAGTGCACACATACATGGGAAGTATACAAGTGATTCTACAAGCCCAACATTCTCGGATAAAGCTCAGCGAAAGTGTGCAAATCGAACACGCTCTCGTATCGTTACGAGCGCGATCTTATCCCCTTGTCATTGATCGAAAAAGGTCGAGCTTCGGTAAAAATAGGCATACAATATTCGGAGTATTGGTTACACATTGGCTGTCATCACTGGGGAGGAATCTCATCGGGGACGTTAGTTTTCGTGCTCCTCTGTGTGCGTGCATAAAATATCCTCTGATCGAACAAGAATTGAGTAAGTTTTTTGTACGACCGGAAAATACTTTCAAGATGAGCAGGCAGCAGCTGCggttgagatgaaaaaattgatcattACGATCCTTGGAGTCGCGTCAGTGAATCAAAACAGCCGATTCATTTCTTTTGCTAgtctttttaataaaattcttcaatcCTTCGTGCTGAAGGATTTTTCGTCGATGTCAAAAGGCCAGAAGAAACGGAGCGAATGTTGAAGGCCCGTCGTGTTTCGCCGTGCTGCATTTCGGCTCGTTAATCACACGAAGATTCACGACTTTGGTGCAGCGTCGCTGCGACGAACTCAACAAACTGCAACGCTTATACCTTTCTTACGCTTCGGTTTTTCTTCCACGATTAGTTaggttttttttaatcgcCGGAACAGACATTTACAGACCTTGGATCTCCGTCATTCTAACGCTTTCAGTCACTGCGAAAAAGGTCGGTTCAAACTCGTTTTAATAATGCATTTTGAGGGATGATTGTGCCTTAACTTACTTTTTTTCTGCGCAAATTTCGCATGGGATTCGATAAGgattggaattttcaattttccaccTGAGTTAGGTCGCTCCAAACTTCGCTTTTCTTTGGGTATGTTCCTTATAATTTTCTCTCCAcggaaaaacctttttttctctcaaatttcattttattcgacGATAAAGTTGGTGATTAATGAAACTCACTTTCATCCATCCGCCATGGGCTGTGACGAGGACATACAGCAGGTAGAGATCGATGTCCTTGCCACTGATTTTCGGTGATTTCTTGAAACTCGTCCTGAAAAAGATCAATACAAATATcagtgaaaaaagttttacaaaTAAAAGATTGAAGACAAACgcaaacattgaaaattcagtTGGATGCGTTCatcgaaaattcataattttcagtGTGGCAAAATCTTTCGTTTTATAGTAGAGCGCATCAAATAAAAACTAATACAGaaataaaattacgtttgtacgaaataatttaaattCACAGGAAGGAAGCAATGAATCGAGCGTTTTTTTCTAATGCAGTCAGAGGATAAAACGAACAAGTATTTCATCTTCCGAACGTCAAGCGTTCAAATACTCAAACTACTATCGATGAGTTTGTACTCGTTCTTTTGCTACGCTCGTTCTCTACACACTCAAGTTTTttcagaggaaaaaagagaagaaagagagagagagaaagagagtttgCACTGCAACGAGTGACTGAAATATTAACATGTGAACGTGAACGACTCGTTTCAAACAATCGACTTCTCTATAGATATAACGAGCTCTGAGAAACGATCTGGTTTGAACGacagtagagaaaaaaaatacaaatgctCGGTTAATACGTTCCTAacatcgatcatttttttcagttctcATCGTGaaggaattgaattttttaaatactcgATACTGTCGTCTGCAATGACAGATGAGcagcttcgttttttctcgagaaaatATGCAGAAAGCTCAACTTCATTTCCAACCGTCACGTACGCAAccgattatttttgttttttcgattgaacgaaatatttatttaagaCTGTCGGAAGGTCATCTCTGTGTCCAGAACTCATCGGTTGTTTTCAAGCTCTCAAAAAATTGAGTGATTTTCCGGAATGAAGCGGATGagggaaataaattttatgaaagattttaaaaaatgggagAAATGGACTGATAAGTGTCGAGAATAGTTTGATCGTTCTCGAATGAAGTTAACTTTTCAAAAGAATTCCaataattaaagtttccaTTTTTCCATTCGCCACTTGAGGTAAATAGCATCGAAATGTGGATGCTGAACTTCGGAGCACTTGGACATGAGTAAGAATAATAGAGAGCATTGTCGGGACGTTAAGCAGAGATAAAAACGGACGCGAATGCTTCGTGCGTGTGAATCGAAAAGCACGTTTCCGGGTCATTTCAGTCGTTCGTATTCTCGTGGAATTAACGCGCTTGGGAGCGTTCGAGGACCGATCGCAAAAGTGAGTTTGCAATTGGTCTCtattgaaaattggagaaaccACTTTCTCCGGCGGATGGCGAGCTCGATAACGAAATTTAAAAACGAGGCTGGAACACGATaccgaattttcgaattattcaaatttctcGGTATTTTTAATCCTCCGTGAAGCTCGATGAAACCATCAGTTTTGAggtgacgctgaagtttggaacgttgcagtccaacgaaatgatctaagaagctctccaataattccagcaatttctcaatttcgtatgacgctgaagtttccaccgttggagtccaacgaaatgatcgaaaaaaactctccaataattccagtaattctcctattttgttccctgccaaatttgcgattcgtagctttgcaagctgcaccaacgattcgtgaaacaaaaaattggtgaattaaaaacgtttttttcgttcatttcgttgaactccaacgttggaaacttcagcgtcgtaatttCGTTGCCTCTCGAATttacaattcgtagttttgcaacctacaccgatgcttcgtgaaatgaaaaattgtattacaaatatttatttcgttcatttcgttgcaaacttcagcgtcgtagttTCGAGGGtggacgaaaattcaaaacgaaacgaaataatGGATAAAGCAATGAAAAGGTCGAAaaaaagggatgaaaaaatgggAGCAACGATAAGCGTAAAGAAAAGCGATTGCTTACCCCCTGGTTTCGTGGAAGTGATGAAGCTCCCTGAGGAAGCTGTCACGTTCCCGTTCATAGGTGACGGGGTCCTTGTTGAGGATATTAGCCATCGTCGTTGCTCGTATCGGCCGgtgtatttatttaattattatgaatattCAAGAGTATAgcgcaatttaaaaaattagcgCATGCTGCGGGAGGGCGACGTTGATTTCAACATCGAATCCGAGGATGGCACATTTGGCCGTGCCTGCGAGATTACATCGAGGATCGAGTCTGGACGAGGTGACGCGTTCAAATTTCGACATCGGCACGCGAAAACTTGACGTTGAAAAAGcaaagtgtaaaaaagaaagacAATCGGCACGAGTGCTTCACTGTAAGCCGCACTTCTGCGTTTTTCAATTCCGTCACTTTCCACTTTTTATCCCACTTCGATCTCCGAACAACACAAAGCTTGaacaaaaaacaagaaaaaacacCATTAAAGCATCATCTTCGTGTCACGTCAATTTCCCctgctctcactctctctcttttcctttttctttctttctctcacacTCGTCTCGCTCATTTTCGCCCAAATCCTTGGTGTTACAAGGCAGTCAAAAAAAAGCAACGAAAACACTAAATTTGTGAGGCGTAAATCATTCTCCGgccaatcattatttttattaataatataagAGCACAAAAAGCACGATTGTACTTTTACAGACGACTTGTGAAAACGGACGCGCGTAACGCACGCATAAAATTAAGAAACGGGATATAGGCGAATATTTGTCATGTTGCACGGAGGGGgtgggagaaaaaagaaaaaggcgGGTTCCCGAACGCTCGAGAGCGCGCCTAATTTCTCGTCTACCGTAGTCGATCACTCTATTCCTCTCCCTCTCGTTTACAGACGGAATCCCGTCCCGTCATCCCGTGGCGAGTGTCGAGAAAACTGAGGTGAAAAGCACATGCACATTCGTAACGAGATATTCGAATCGGCGCGAGAAAGCGATACGTTTTTGTCGCGATGAGATTACCGAGCGAGGGAGGTTAACGTACTTTGGGGGCTGATGGTCTCGTAGTGCAGTCGGAAGgagtacagaaaaaaaagaaaaggaaaaaaaaacagaagtgGACGGGATGAAAGACTGGAGAATTCGGGACCGAGCAAGCGCGATGTTTTAGCGAGTATGTTGCATACACTCGGTTCGCGAGTACGTTTACTACACGAGAAATATACACTTACGCACCGATGAGAAAAGATATCCGCGGACGCGACGAGAAAATACTCGAGTTAGTTCTGCGCGCGTTCTATCTCGCGCGCATACACGCGAGATGGCGCTCACATACACACGCGCACATACACACGAATATATGCGGGCGCACAACACGAAGAGGCACGGTGAACTACAGACAAGCGCATACACCAGCAAGACAACGTATTAAGctcagcggatcgattcaccTGTCACTTGTCACAGCGTGTGGCACCAGGCAACGTCGACGCACGCTACCCAACTTTTACACTCTCGGAGAGACAGACACATACAGCCATATATACACACGGGCGTGTACACATGCTCGAGATCATACTAAGGAATCACAAATTCACAAGCTCCCTCTATACTGGGcgcttctttattttattttacatttcatCTCCGTCGTGAGGATACTCGGCTGCACCgttggaacaaaaaaatatacgaaaaagaTCCGTTCAAACGAAGCCCGGCGCGACGCCCCCAGATACTACGAAAACCCCGAATGTATGACCCCACCCGAGCGCACGACGGGTAACGGGCAAAAACAATGGAAATAAATGATATTaaaataacgaagaaaaataaaaagaataacaAAAGGTCGGTTTCAGAAAAATTACTACTCCGCAATTCTCTTTCGGTTTTCGCTCTCCCGTGCGAAGCTCCGCAATTGTGAGGGGATGCGTGCGTTTcttttatgtttttataggACGGACGAAAGAGCCCGTCGTTTTCGACTATAAGTCGAATTATGTTAAAAAGGGGCACGCGCGAGCGCGCGATTTTGCGTTCGCGTTTCTTGACGTGCGAGCGTAtatcaaaatggcggcgtacCTCGCCGCTCTCTGGCATCCATTGCCATTGCCTGCTTCAAAGCCCTCTGCCCTACCCCTCACCGCTCGAATGATATTTTCACCGTTTACAACAATCACACATGCGAATATGTACATACACGTACTCAACGTATTTTCTGTGCTTCCGCCAGAGGCGCGAGTCGAGTTAGACAGCGGTGGCGCGCCACACGCTCACCAAgaattagagagagagagagagagagagagagagagagagagagagagagagagagagagagagagagagagagagagagagagagagtgagaacgCGTGAGGAGATTCCCAAATGTAGTGCTAAACGCACACTCACGTATCTACCGCGGAGAGGATTTCGCGAGAACGCAATGACACACTATCACATACCTTCGCGATTTATCCTACACACTCGCTAGCGTCACTCTTCTCTCtttggatttttttgttctctttcaCGCACCCATACACTCACTGACGTTCCACTGTTTCGCTGtatcccttttttttattcgttctcaTCTCACGTCATTGTCAGTGAACCGGCGTCCCGATCGAGAATGCCGGCTTCTCAATGGACACCTTGTCGCAAAAAACACAGGTCGCGGTACACTACACCTATTTTCCTGTCTAGATTTTCTTCGGTGTGTATATTAATGTATGTACACACCCGCGTCAAGCACGAAAAACTCCCGGGTCACCGCGGTAGTAgtatttttactttcaaaatgGATGTTCCTCGCGACAGAGCGGCGGACGTTTGAATTTCCGCGTTCACTGCCACTAGAGGCGCTAGTTACATTCGTCGTATCGCAACGCCATCTTGCTGAGTTTTTATTAACTTAGGATACTCGGCCTAGGGGGGCGGGGGGAGTTGTTCTCTACACTGATGCGCGCGCGTACTATATTCCGATTACGATGCACACAAGCGCGAAATGTTGACCCACACAAGTATTCGACCTGTACGACGAGCGAGTGAGACgaaagaaagggagagagtgagaaagagagagggtgAGCTCGGTGGACCAGGCACACTGCAAACAACTAATGTTTTACTCACTCCCACCCCCGCCCGCGGGAGAGAGTGAGGTCTGCGACGACGAGAAGGCTCTCTTCTATGATAATATTCGTTGTGAACACACCAGTAATTACAATTTTGTCGGCATCTCCCTCGTCTTTCTCCGTCCTACTCTTttattcctcgattttttctttattttttaataatgtccCATTGTCTTAATTTTCACCACCTTTCCGCTTTTTCTCGTTAATTCTTCGACAAAGATggccctttctctctctcggtctttcacaccaaaaatgaaaacttcaGTGCATCAGCGAACACATGAAACTCGAAAATTTTAGCCGAAGCTCACTTTACTCGGCCGCGAGAGAACATTTGTCTCTGAAcggtatatacacacacgcttTCACGAGAACTCGTCGAACGTACACGCGACTCGCgaatcgaaagagagagacggagagaacgACCGAGACAGAGTGGTGGGGAGAGGGTCTAAGCGACGCAGTCAAGTCTCTCGTGTTCCTTCGGATAGATACTCCCAATCTCCCGACCCCGACGCGACGACGAGCACTACTCTGCTCTACCGCGCGCGATTTCTGTATTGTAGCCGCTCGCACtccttgaaaaatcgagtgcAGGTAGCAGTAGCGGTGTGAAATATGGCGGAGCCAGTCACTACCAAGCGCGCTCCGTTCGCAGTACGATCGTACGATTTACTGACGAACCGGAACGGTACGTCGTGCTTGGACAGTCTGGCCAACTAGCGACACCGCTTCCTACATAGTTCttcgtgttgaaaaaaaaaaaatacaaatcgacatttttaccCTCCCGAACGTTCAATTAAATCAAACGaagcttttttatttcgtaccTTCCGGAACGCTCGTTTTTATGGATGACGGAAGACGTCGCGATCTATAATCTTCCGGATCACGCGCTCGATCTCGAAGTACCGCGCGCGCGGTACTTCCTGAGCGATGTATCTACCCCCTTCTCCCATTTTCTCCCGCCCACCAGTTCACCCATATCCCACCAGATGTCGCAAGCCTACATGCGCTGCAGTACACTCGTTTGCGAACGCTCCAGCGCAGTTTCGCGGGTACTCCATTTTTTGCTAACCTAAATGCCCTCCTAGAACTCGCTGCTTTAACCCTATTTATTCAAGAAATGACGTATAAGCGAAGGAAAAATGTCAGGGGCGATGGGCAtctgaaaaaaagttggagaACGAAGAGACGCACGAAGGATCTCGACGAGGTGAGTCTCCAAAGACTTGTGTATGCTTCGACTGCATAAAGCACGTGCGCGCGTTTCCATGTGGTTCATTTTCGTACACCTTTTCGgtaattgttttgtttcttttgcccCGGCGACTCAGATCGACGAAGATATTAAAGACGAAAACGCAAAGAAACTTTTGAATCAAGAAATCGATCTCGACAAACCCGGCGCCGCACAGCATTACTGCGTTCATTGCGCGTgagttaaattttttatacctCTAGTCTTTTCCAGCCTAAACAtaacctcatttttttttctaatattctAGTCGCTACTTTATCAATGAACGGTCGTTGGACGAtcactttcgcacgaaagttCACAAACGCAGATTGAAAGCACTCGAGCTCGAGCCTTACACCATCGAAGAATCGGAACGTGCCGCAGGACACGGAAATTGGCAAGTGGCCAAAAAGCGCAAGATCGAAACCTTGAAAGCTTCTGATGTCGAAGGAATGGATGCCGACACAGACTGCCTCTCCAATTCTAAAATTGTGAGGACAGAATAGGCTAACGGTTCGCGGAGTCTCCAGTTTGGCTGTCGAAGAACAATGATTAGCGTCATGTTGAGATTTCCAGGTAAAGTGGCGAGAGTCTGCGCTTGTCGCTTACCGAAGAACGAGGTAAGATCTTACACTTCTGCGCTTTTCATTCCTGGAAACAAAGCCAACAAAACCTTTGCTCTACTTTCGCCGCACTTGGATTTTGACAAACGTTTTGAAGACCTTGAAAAATTGCGCAAAGAACTTGAGTTGCGGGGTACTAAGATTGACGCTGACGAACTAGCGAAAACTTGGCAGTTTTACAGGTACATTGACACTAACAGATGGGCACTAGAGCATAAGCGAAACGAAATTGCCCAGAGCATGAAAAggttgaagaagaaaaaaattttgagcagtgaggaagaaaaggaaaagataCAGCTCATCACACAAGGCAAAGTCCTGAAACAGGAGCTGAGAATCGTCAAAGAAGCTTTATGGGAAATGGAAGAGAACGTTGTAGTCAGAGCTTTGAAATTACCCAATGAATTACACGAGAGAACCCCACCGGCCAGTCCGGTAATATTGAATCAAGTCGGTGAGAAACAAGAGCCAGAAGCAAGTGAGATTAAGAGTCACTTAGCGGTTGGTTCCTCTCTAGGTTTGATCGACTACAAAAATCCATTGAGCTGCTATCTGTGCGACGAAGCTGCACTCTTTGAACTTGCAGCATTGAGTTACGCGGGCAAATATTTGACAGAAGCTGAAATGATAAGAGTAGCCGGAACAGACTTCGCTTATAGTCTTCTCGTTGAAGCTGCCGGCTTCGATCACCAAGATCCTCTGCAAACTTTCCTGCTTCGGATGAACGAAGAGCATGATCCTGACAACTGCAATCGTCTCCATCTCGTCGGTGGCGCTACTCTCATCTCTTTTCTTGCAATGCACACCAAACAACTCATCAATCCAAGTCACCTTCCTGTTCGATACTTCGCAACTGGACGACAATACGTCCCACATGCCGAAGGCACTGCGACCAACGGACTTTTCACCATTTGCCAATCTTCCGTTGTACATGCTTTCGCATTGGTACAAGATCCACTCTCTCCTGAGTATATGGCTCAGTTTGAACTTATTCTGGCGACCGTCACTTCCTTGTACAACAATCTCCAAGTACATTATCGTACGGTCATGAGGTCTGCGAACGAACTCAAACCTTGGGAAAGCCTTAGAGTCTCCTACGAAATGTGGTCTCCTCATTTGCAAGAATACGTCGAGATCGGTCACGTCTCGCTGTGTGGACGATACTTGAGCAAACGTCTCCTCATCGCCTATCAAACACCTACGGGGAGAGACTTTCCAGCTATTATTAGCGGCACTGTTCTCTCCGTTCCGAGATTACTCGCTTGTTTGCTCGAACAAGATCCCAAACAATTTCGTATTCCCACGGAAATTGCTCAGCACATGCGATCTTTTTCGTAAAAACGATGAATTCGACTATCGAGTTCCCATCGCTACGATGCgctcgaattttttaatatttttcgcccatcaaatattcaatcataaaattcatccaaaaaattcatcggATCGAATTCATTTCAGGAAATCGATTTACGGATTtacagaattttgaaaattcgaataaaattttcgtagCATCTTCTCGATGGGAACTGCAGTACCATCAAAGTCTTGAGGTTCTGTACATTGTTATTCTTTACAAATGTATATGTTCACACGTTTCTAAAGAAACTAACCATTGTTAGAcatttgttaataaaaaattcaaactccAGTCTTCTGAATTCAAGTTCTATGAATCTTGCAACTGTCATctttggaaattgaaaattttggctTTAGTCGACACGAAACAAATcggaaatgaaattgaaatagaATAGGCCCACACTGTAGTCAAAAACGTAGAAATTCTGCGAAAAATTAGAAACGAAACGGTTCTCTCTCCAGTGATCATTTAAAACCGTGATTTATGCTgtctaaaaattttttgttgttgggaaagcacgaaaaaaatgatggtgcTGACGAGTGGAAAATCCTTCATTTGCAAGTTGGTGgtcaaaatcataaaattgaggTTGACGCGAATAAATAGCACTGAGATAAACTGGTTTTGCAGATTCCTTTAGGCAAATtacgaaaatatttctcatctCAGCATGGAAAAATCCATTATTTATACGGAGGGCTTGGAATCTGCGTTTTTGTATTCACCCTCCCTCTTTGCATTGAAAAGGGACAAATTCATGAACGAATCGAGTTACATTTCGATACGAACATGAATGAAGCAGGGGAGGGGGTAAGATTGATGCAGGGGAAGCTCTACCCTCAATTTTTATCGCCCACGTGGTGAACTTTCCACCGTTTTAC
Proteins encoded:
- the LOC122406292 gene encoding zinc finger protein 593 homolog; the encoded protein is MTYKRRKNVRGDGHLKKSWRTKRRTKDLDEIDEDIKDENAKKLLNQEIDLDKPGAAQHYCVHCARYFINERSLDDHFRTKVHKRRLKALELEPYTIEESERAAGHGNWQVAKKRKIETLKASDVEGMDADTDCLSNSKIVRTE
- the Slimp gene encoding serine--tRNA synthetase-like protein Slimp, coding for MISVMLRFPGKVARVCACRLPKNEVRSYTSALFIPGNKANKTFALLSPHLDFDKRFEDLEKLRKELELRGTKIDADELAKTWQFYRYIDTNRWALEHKRNEIAQSMKRLKKKKILSSEEEKEKIQLITQGKVLKQELRIVKEALWEMEENVVVRALKLPNELHERTPPASPVILNQVGEKQEPEASEIKSHLAVGSSLGLIDYKNPLSCYLCDEAALFELAALSYAGKYLTEAEMIRVAGTDFAYSLLVEAAGFDHQDPLQTFLLRMNEEHDPDNCNRLHLVGGATLISFLAMHTKQLINPSHLPVRYFATGRQYVPHAEGTATNGLFTICQSSVVHAFALVQDPLSPEYMAQFELILATVTSLYNNLQVHYRTVMRSANELKPWESLRVSYEMWSPHLQEYVEIGHVSLCGRYLSKRLLIAYQTPTGRDFPAIISGTVLSVPRLLACLLEQDPKQFRIPTEIAQHMRSFS